The proteins below come from a single Micromonospora citrea genomic window:
- a CDS encoding uridine kinase: MRIRPISPDRLVTELTERLAGADVAGRLRVAVDGAPAAGPDALAAALVDPLRALGRPVLHVRADDFLRPASVRLEHGRTNPDAYYEGWVDEAGLRREVLDPAGPGGSGRVLPTLWDARTDRASRAAYVDLPPGGVVLVSGALLLGGGLPFDVTVHLALSPAALARRTDPALRWTLPAFARYADEVVPTSFADVVVRADDPRHPALVESAVSS, from the coding sequence ATGCGGATCCGCCCCATCTCCCCGGATCGGCTCGTCACCGAGCTGACCGAGCGGCTCGCCGGCGCCGATGTCGCCGGCCGGCTGCGCGTGGCCGTCGACGGCGCCCCGGCCGCCGGCCCGGACGCCCTGGCCGCCGCCCTGGTCGACCCGCTGCGCGCGCTCGGCCGGCCCGTGCTGCACGTGCGCGCCGACGACTTCCTCCGCCCCGCCTCGGTCCGCCTGGAACACGGCCGGACCAACCCCGACGCGTACTACGAGGGCTGGGTCGACGAGGCCGGGCTGCGCCGCGAGGTGCTCGACCCGGCGGGGCCGGGCGGATCCGGGCGGGTGCTGCCCACGCTCTGGGACGCCCGCACCGACCGGGCCAGCCGCGCCGCGTACGTCGATCTGCCGCCCGGCGGCGTGGTGCTGGTCAGCGGGGCGCTGCTGCTCGGCGGCGGCCTGCCCTTCGACGTCACGGTCCACCTGGCGCTGTCTCCCGCGGCCCTGGCCCGGCGCACCGACCCGGCGCTGCGGTGGACGCTGCCCGCCTTCGCCCGGTACGCCGACGAGGTCGTGCCCACCTCCTTCGCCGACGTCGTGGTCCGTGCCGACGACCCCCGCCACCCGGCCCTGGTGGAGTCCGCGGTGTCCTCGTGA
- a CDS encoding TraR/DksA family transcriptional regulator: MLVHDKVGTGRSQAEIDQIRRSLQARYDELSAEYEQAVLQSQVLRLVEVGDTAGDDQADSGTKTAERDTAQSLLRTILDRRAQFEHALTRLEEGTYGFCEGCSAAIPVERLEIFPSATTCVQCKQNRERRAA, translated from the coding sequence ATGCTCGTCCACGACAAGGTCGGTACGGGCCGATCCCAGGCGGAGATCGACCAGATCCGGCGCTCCCTGCAGGCTCGTTACGACGAGCTGTCCGCGGAGTACGAGCAGGCGGTGCTGCAGAGCCAGGTGCTGCGACTGGTGGAGGTCGGCGACACCGCCGGCGACGACCAGGCCGACAGCGGCACCAAGACGGCGGAGCGGGACACCGCGCAGTCCCTGCTGCGGACCATCCTCGACCGCCGTGCCCAGTTCGAGCACGCGCTCACCCGGCTGGAGGAGGGCACCTACGGCTTCTGCGAGGGCTGCTCCGCGGCCATCCCGGTCGAGCGGCTGGAGATCTTCCCGTCCGCCACCACCTGCGTGCAGTGCAAGCAGAACCGGGAGCGCCGGGCGGCCTGA
- a CDS encoding DUF72 domain-containing protein gives MGEIKVGTASWTDRTLLDSGWYPQTADTPEKRLAYYARRFPLVEVDATYYSPPAERTARLWAERTPPGFTFNVKAFSLLTGHPTRISALYRDLRPETEKKNLYPDDLPPQAYEEVWTRFLSALDPLVEAGKLGALLFQFPPWFTIKRDNKQYLLEVAKRCAPLRPVYEFRHASWFDGDNAEETLAFLRQHELAYVCVDMPQGHRSSVPPVLAATADLAVVRFHGHSDKWTSRDIHEKFGYRYSDRELRDWAPKLRELADSTRQTHVLMNNCYRDYAQTNAATLAGLLDAG, from the coding sequence ATGGGTGAGATCAAGGTGGGCACCGCCTCCTGGACCGACCGCACGCTGCTGGACTCAGGCTGGTACCCGCAGACCGCAGACACGCCCGAGAAGCGGCTGGCGTACTACGCGCGCCGGTTCCCGCTGGTCGAGGTGGACGCCACCTACTACTCGCCGCCCGCCGAGCGGACGGCGCGCCTGTGGGCCGAGCGGACCCCGCCCGGCTTCACCTTCAACGTCAAGGCGTTCAGCCTGCTCACCGGGCATCCGACCCGGATCTCCGCCCTCTACAGGGACCTGCGGCCGGAGACGGAGAAGAAGAACCTCTATCCCGACGACCTGCCGCCGCAGGCGTACGAGGAGGTCTGGACGAGGTTCCTCAGCGCCCTGGACCCGCTGGTCGAGGCGGGCAAGCTCGGCGCACTGCTGTTCCAGTTCCCGCCCTGGTTCACCATCAAGCGGGACAACAAGCAGTACCTGCTGGAGGTGGCGAAGCGCTGCGCCCCGCTCCGCCCGGTCTACGAGTTCCGGCACGCGTCCTGGTTCGACGGCGACAACGCCGAGGAGACCCTGGCCTTCCTGCGCCAGCACGAGCTGGCGTACGTCTGCGTGGACATGCCGCAGGGGCACCGCTCGTCGGTGCCCCCGGTGCTGGCCGCGACCGCGGACCTGGCGGTGGTCCGCTTCCACGGGCACAGCGACAAGTGGACCAGCAGGGACATCCACGAGAAGTTCGGCTACCGCTACTCCGACCGGGAGCTGCGCGACTGGGCGCCGAAGCTGCGCGAGCTGGCCGACTCCACGCGGCAGACCCACGTGCTGATGAACAACTGCTACCGGGACTACGCCCAGACCAACGCCGCCACCCTCGCCGGGCTGCTCGACGCCGGCTGA
- a CDS encoding DUF2267 domain-containing protein, with the protein MAEQLHSAFESSMDKTNLILKDIEQAYGWPKEQRNQSYCALRTVLHLLRDRMPVQESVEFAAQLPVLVRGIYFDGWKPQDVPIKLNRDDFLLEVRQGFPYDVEGGPERVVQVVLDTLRRHVTQGEWDDVKATMPRDMANIIP; encoded by the coding sequence ATGGCTGAGCAGCTGCATTCGGCGTTCGAGTCCTCGATGGACAAGACCAACCTGATCCTCAAGGACATCGAGCAGGCCTACGGTTGGCCGAAGGAGCAACGCAACCAGTCCTACTGCGCGCTGCGCACGGTGCTGCACCTGCTGCGCGACCGGATGCCGGTGCAGGAGAGCGTGGAGTTCGCCGCGCAGTTGCCGGTGCTGGTGCGCGGGATCTACTTCGACGGCTGGAAGCCGCAGGACGTGCCGATCAAGCTCAACCGGGACGACTTCCTGCTGGAGGTCCGGCAGGGCTTCCCGTACGACGTCGAGGGGGGCCCGGAGCGCGTGGTGCAGGTGGTGCTGGACACCCTGCGCCGGCACGTCACCCAGGGCGAGTGGGACGACGTGAAGGCCACCATGCCCAGGGACATGGCGAACATCATTCCCTGA
- a CDS encoding PIG-L deacetylase family protein, with translation MVRSDVEVAMTEGPGPLEPVTEQWQRALAIVAHPDDLEFGAAAAVARWTGQGKQVVYCLVTSGEAGIDGMPPPRAREVREREQRESAALVGVDTVEFLGLPDGVLEYGVPLRRELAAVVRRHRPEIVVTNNFRDTWDGAYALNQADHIATGRAVLDAVRDAGNRWVFPEQLTDGVEPWNGVRQVWAASSPLAGHGVDVTDTFDRGLASLRAHEAYLTGLGDGSFDAEEFLEGLGRPVGARLGVRYGAAFEVFHFDLW, from the coding sequence ATGGTCCGGTCGGACGTGGAGGTGGCGATGACCGAGGGCCCCGGGCCGCTGGAGCCGGTGACCGAGCAGTGGCAGCGCGCCCTGGCGATCGTGGCGCACCCCGACGACCTGGAGTTCGGCGCGGCCGCCGCCGTCGCCCGCTGGACGGGGCAGGGCAAGCAGGTCGTCTACTGCCTGGTCACCAGCGGCGAGGCCGGCATCGACGGCATGCCGCCGCCGCGGGCCCGTGAGGTGCGCGAGCGGGAACAGCGGGAGTCCGCCGCGCTGGTCGGCGTCGACACGGTGGAGTTCCTCGGCCTGCCCGACGGCGTCCTGGAGTACGGCGTGCCGCTACGCCGGGAACTCGCCGCGGTCGTACGCCGGCACCGCCCCGAGATCGTCGTCACCAACAACTTCCGCGACACCTGGGACGGGGCGTACGCGCTGAACCAGGCCGACCACATCGCCACCGGCCGGGCCGTGCTGGACGCGGTCCGCGACGCCGGCAACCGGTGGGTCTTCCCCGAGCAGCTCACCGACGGCGTCGAGCCGTGGAACGGGGTGCGCCAGGTCTGGGCCGCCTCCTCCCCGCTCGCCGGGCACGGGGTGGACGTGACCGACACCTTCGACCGGGGGCTGGCCTCGTTGCGGGCGCACGAGGCGTACCTGACCGGGCTGGGCGACGGCAGCTTCGACGCCGAGGAGTTCCTCGAAGGTCTGGGCCGGCCCGTGGGCGCCCGGCTCGGCGTCCGCTACGGCGCCGCGTTCGAGGTGTTCCACTTCGACCTCTGGTAG